From the genome of Anopheles funestus chromosome 2RL, idAnoFuneDA-416_04, whole genome shotgun sequence:
CAATATCTACGAAGAACAAACCAaccaagcaaagaaaaaataagccGAATGTAAGCTAAGCAAGTGCTACGACCTACATACCACTGTTGCTCAAATCGGAATTGTTCATCGCATCTGAACCGAGGGTGGAATTCAACGTTTGATCTAGCGCGCTGTTGTATTCCGAAGACGAACTAATCGGGGAAGACATTTCGACCTTTTCGAGGTATCACGGAGGCCAAAACAGGCACAAGCACCACGTAACCACTTTTCCACACCGTATCGTTATGCGTTGTTGCACGCTAGACAAGGTCGTTGCACGTACGTAGATATCTTCCAAATAGAGCCACGCACCTAGACGCGTTGTTATTATTCACCTGGAATTTTGTTACTGAACGTCAGTGACAAATGACAAACGAACGGTGGTTGCTTGATAAGGCAAACGTAAACATCAGCTAAAGTTGAATCAGCTTCGTGTGCGGAAATCAATTCCGCAGCGAATCCTTCCGCCGTTCAACTGATAACGTTCTAGCTGTAAACACGGTCAAGAACTTGCATTTGATCAGATATTTAGAAGATTTTGTACTTTGGCTCGTACAGACTGGTGAACTGGTGAATTTGTTTGTATAATTCGCTGTCATTGAATCCATTTATAGTTTGTCGTTCAAAACTCAGAAGCTGGTGCTCTTACGATACCAAGGTTCTTATAGCTTCGTTTTCGAATGTCGGATATTAACCGTTGTGTCAATGGCCAAATTTACACCTTCAACTCTACGACCGGCATTCCTGGGTatcccatacattttgtatggggaatgaaacattttaatgataaaacTTTAATAATTTTCTAGCAGTGTTTTTTGGATGAAATTTGTAGAGCAAGTCAATACATCATTATTCTATACCACCGTATAATTagtagaattttaaaaattcattttatattttttattcaattttcaactAATGATTACTCACTCACTTAAAGAACTTCAACACTCGTAAGCTCACTCGGGCAGATCGATGACGATCACTTTTCCATCCATTCCATTCGTTATCTCTCGAATATAACGTCTGACGAGTGCCCGTAATCCATCGTCCTGCCATATCTACAAACAGCAATAGAATGTGATTTCCATTTTCGGTTGGTTTCTGCTCCCACCTACAAAACATGATGGTCACaggttattaaaatataacaaagaATATATAATATTAATTACTAATATACTTTTCTCAACAATGTTCTCAAAATACCACTATGAAATAATTGCaagttatattttctttttatcatgTAGGGAAAAAGAGTTTGTTATGCACCTTCGAACAAATTTGACGATCGACGGTTCATCCCGAGCTTTACAACAGATGCCAGAAAGAATTACTGATcctttgtgtgttttctctCTCATCTCACAAAGTGTTTCGCTTTCTACTACCGTGTTCAAATGTTTGCGAATTGAACCGACTCCAAACTTTACCTTggtacattatttttattccttttctaTTCTGTTCACCGCAGTAGGAACAGATAATCACGTGCGCATATCTTTCTGCTAAATGTGATTCGCATTAGCTCTAAAACCTATACCGAGTTTGTTTAAATCTGTCCACAAAATTTACTCATCCTCTAACACAAAAATCGCCTAGTTGGCTATCCTatacagtagaaaaaaaacctttttctaAGGGATCGGTACtgcatttaatattaaattatttttgtcaACGTATTAAAATCTCTTTCTTTTACTGCtccatttatgtttgttttctatttactCCTTTGCCCTTACATCTCAATATGAGGGACATTGTTTCGAAATTTGTGTAGTAAAACGTCATTAAAGTAAAAATCGAACGGATTTACCACTTGGCATGGTAAAGTCATCAGGTgtaattcaaatttaattggCTTTTAATCTTTCAAGAGCTTCCTTTAAtcctttttcctgtttctgTTGGTTCGCTTTATTGCATTGCTTTTTTGTAGAAGCAAATGAGcgcttgaagaaaaaaaaaaacaactccacaGTTAAGTATTGTTTCGATGTGCTACCTATATACGGACAACAGTCAAGTTAGTAACTAAGTTTGATTTTAAAGCATATATTATCCAACGGCGCAAGATACATGATTAGCTTACGGATCGAACAGAAACGGACACAAAACCAATAAACGAAACTATTAAAACACATTATGTTCGCTTCTTCCTCTAGTACATTCGGCATTTCGCATTCGGCACACATTCTTATTACACGCTTCTCTCTACTTGTATTCTCTTATCTTCTCGTTTTGCTACTCAGTCTTTGTTCGGCATGGTAATTCAAGTactggaaataaaaacaggaCAAAAATATCGATAAATGAACCACATTCGCTGTGTGGGTAGGTTCTGCAAGTTTGCTAACTTAACTACAGGTGAGCACTTCGTTTGAAATAGCCCCAAAGTGCGTGAATGAAGGTGAAAGAGAAAGCACCGCAATCAAGCCGCCAACTACAGTATTTTGACCTGCCTGGTAATAtgtcttttccttttgttttcgcaTAAAGTGGACGTTGAAttaatgtttctattttgtgAATCTTTCATCCTATTCCGAAAGTGTGTGAGACAAACATTACAAGACAGTTTCCCacaattcaaattttaaaagcgAAAGTACATGAATCATTGTAATGCTCCCTTATTCCGATTGCCAGCAGGTGGGCGAATACGGGAGGAGGATCAAGATCAGATGCTGTTTGTTCATCCTGAATTCATCCCATCAAAATAGACAgagatgtacaaaaaaaaaatcaacaatccTTCCTGGCTGTGGCTTTGTTTCACACATGCACGTTCCATGCAATGTTACATCTGTAATTGGTGTTTCAAAGCTGTTTTCTACGtcacaaaaaaggtttaaatgaTGACGACCTTCACCCGATAATGGTGAATTGGATTGCTCGGTCCAAAGAGGAAGGTCAGCTTGCACGTTTAGTTACGCTAGTTACACGTTAATTACGCAATCTGCGAGCGCAgcgtttatttgtttctttacactctaCATCCCATTGTTTTACCTTATCAATCTATCTTTTCGACAATATGCGGTGTCTTCTCTCACTCACTTATTTCTCCAGCAATCTTTCATGTACACATTCGCCCTCTTAACGAAGGATAGGTCATATATAGCTCGGCTTTCTATAGTGTTTCTTTCATTCGTCGACCATTCACTTCGTCACCGTTAGATAGTGTTCTACTGTGCAAAGGTgtgttatgtgtgtgtatgtatttcgAGACATTAACCCAATTGTATGTATTACGTACGTTCATGTTCGTCACTAGTTGTAATAATATtgtgtttcatattttgttaCCGCTTTGTCTCTTCTATCATCCTTGCGCATGAGTATGCTATTACAATTTTAGACCACATCGTTCCATGTCCTTCCTTTGTTTTCAGTCCTCTCTCCCAACTACTTGATCTAAACACATCTACTAGAAAAAGTAAATGGATGAGGACCTGAGGGGGGCAGGGCTCAATAGGTCcattttaattcattcttCTCTTTCATTCTCTCACACACTTTCTATTTCccattctctctctttctcttttacaGTTCTTTCTTACgccttttaaacattttttttacttctaagATCGTTCATCTAATTTAGATCATTAATGTTATCAACTAAAATTCAGGGCATCGTCGTAGTGCCCCCTTCTCCGTACATCATCAATTACACaaaccattcattcattccCTTCGTGACCGGGTTTCTTTTAGCgccatcattttttttcgttctaacTAATGCTTACTCTTCTGTCGTGGCTTCTATTCGCTTTGCTACTATGCTTATGTGTATGATCCCTTCCATTACGtttgttgcgtgtgtgtgtgtgtttttttgtttgtttgtttgttttgtttgtttgcttgtttgaagTCGCTAATTTGTAGCTGTCAGTATCCTTAGTCTTTTTAggttttaaaaactaaacctaCTACTCAAAGATGCAGCTTTTACTCACGGtgcaatggaaagaaaatcgacGATCAGTCACTATATTATCCAACCAGTGGGGTgattattttctgtttgtaCAATACAACTGATTCTTTCAAAACTTGCAGAGCTACACAGCTGATATCTGCTAGCCCCCACAAACTTTGGATCACATGCGAAAGGATTCTAAGGATCCAAAAGAGCTGGTTTTGCTTCCCTGTTAACAGCATTCATCATTGCCATCGTTTTGtgattttcttctcttgtttgtttgtttgtttgtgtttgcttgtGTTGCATTAGCATATTAATTGAGCAGTGCTTCCATGGTGTAGGGATGTGGTGGTTGTTGCTGAGATTGGTTCTGTTGTCGATGTAGCAGGTGACTGTGTTGATGATAGCTGTTGTGGTGTGTTATCGGTGGCGCCAGTTGCGTAggatgttgctgctggtgctgctggtaTTGTTGCTGGAGCAgcaactgttgttgttgctgctgctgttgctggtgtaACTGATGTTGCTGTAAGTGTGAGTTATTGTAGTGTCGCATGttatgttgttgctgttgctgttgctgctgctgctgttgatgatgaatACCTTGCTGCGTGTTGTGGTGATGAGATAGATGAAGATGGGAATGGTATTGCTGATGCTGATGTCTATGCGAATTCGTCAAATTGGATTGTTGCTGGCggtggtgctgttgct
Proteins encoded in this window:
- the LOC125774898 gene encoding ataxin-8-like; protein product: MHFSQQQHHHQHHQQQHHRQQQSNLTNSHRHQHQQYHSHLHLSHHHNTQQGIHHQQQQQQQQQQQHNMRHYNNSHLQQHQLHQQQQQQQQQLLLQQQYQQHQQQHPTQLAPPITHHNSYHQHSHLLHRQQNQSQQQPPHPYTMEALLN